A genomic segment from Pseudosulfitobacter sp. DSM 107133 encodes:
- a CDS encoding precorrin-2 C(20)-methyltransferase, whose amino-acid sequence MGKVICVGLGPGDAELMSVKAHRLISAARHVAYFRKPGRRGQARTIVDDIISPQATEHAMEYPVTTEIHFSDPEYNRQLSVFYDDWAMRLTDLSKTEDVIVLCEGDPFFYGSFMHLHSRLQARADMEIVPGITGMSGCWTATGHPITWGDDVMTVLMATLSEEELAARAANTDALVVMKIGRNLDKLKRALGSAGRLDQAWLVERGTMCDQTVQKLTDAPAEVPYFSIAIVHGQGRRP is encoded by the coding sequence ATGGGCAAGGTTATTTGCGTGGGGCTGGGCCCCGGCGACGCAGAGTTGATGAGCGTCAAGGCACACCGTCTGATTTCGGCGGCACGCCATGTCGCCTATTTTCGCAAGCCCGGTCGACGCGGACAGGCCCGCACGATTGTCGACGACATCATCTCACCGCAGGCCACCGAACATGCGATGGAATACCCGGTCACGACAGAAATCCATTTCAGCGATCCCGAATACAATCGCCAGCTATCTGTTTTCTACGACGATTGGGCCATGCGGCTGACGGACCTGTCAAAAACCGAAGATGTCATTGTGCTGTGCGAGGGGGATCCGTTTTTCTACGGCTCGTTCATGCATCTGCACAGCCGCCTGCAAGCGCGCGCCGACATGGAGATTGTGCCCGGCATCACCGGCATGTCGGGGTGCTGGACCGCAACAGGTCATCCCATCACCTGGGGTGATGACGTGATGACTGTGCTGATGGCCACGCTAAGCGAAGAAGAACTGGCCGCCCGCGCCGCCAACACAGACGCGCTGGTGGTGATGAAGATCGGGCGCAATCTGGACAAGCTGAAGCGCGCGCTTGGATCGGCTGGCCGGCTGGATCAGGCTTGGCTGGTAGAACGCGGAACGATGTGTGACCAGACGGTGCAAAAACTGACCGACGCCCCCGCAGAGGTGCCCTATTTCTCGATTGCCATTGTACACGGACAGGGGCGGCGACCATGA
- a CDS encoding precorrin-8X methylmutase, whose protein sequence is MPHTYETDGAAIYAESFATIRAEADLARFTPDEERVAVRMIHAAGMVGLEEHVRFSPDMARIARAALANGAPILCDAHMVSEGITRTRLPADNQIICTLRDPSVPALAQEMQNTRSAAALELWRPHLDGALVAIGNAPTALFHLLNMLEDPDCPRPAAIIGCPVGFVGAAESKDALMQDLPVPSMIVQGRLGGSAITVAAVNALATWKE, encoded by the coding sequence ATGCCCCACACTTACGAAACCGATGGCGCGGCGATCTACGCCGAAAGCTTTGCCACCATCCGCGCCGAGGCCGATCTGGCCCGTTTCACGCCCGACGAGGAACGTGTTGCCGTGCGGATGATCCATGCCGCCGGAATGGTCGGGCTTGAGGAACATGTGCGCTTTTCCCCCGACATGGCCCGGATCGCCCGCGCGGCACTGGCCAATGGTGCGCCGATCCTGTGCGACGCGCATATGGTGTCCGAAGGGATCACCCGCACCCGACTGCCTGCTGACAACCAAATCATTTGCACCCTGCGTGATCCCAGCGTTCCCGCGCTGGCCCAAGAGATGCAAAACACCCGCTCTGCCGCCGCGCTGGAACTGTGGCGCCCGCATCTGGACGGCGCGCTGGTGGCCATCGGCAATGCGCCCACGGCGCTGTTTCACCTGCTGAACATGCTTGAAGACCCTGATTGCCCGCGCCCTGCGGCCATCATCGGCTGCCCTGTGGGATTTGTCGGCGCTGCGGAATCGAAAGACGCGCTGATGCAGGACCTGCCAGTGCCGTCGATGATCGTGCAGGGCCGTCTGGGCGGTTCGGCCATCACCGTCGCGGCGGTGAACGCCCTGGCAACCTGGAAGGAATAG
- a CDS encoding cobalt-precorrin-6A reductase produces the protein MRTLILGGTTEASELARALAERGADALFSYAGRTAVPVAQPLPTRVGGFGGVEGLAHFLQTQGITRVVDATHPFAAQISRNAVAACAAANVPLVAFQRPPWRAGAGDDWRLVADLDAAVNALPEAPSRVFLAIGKQNLDAFAVKPQHRYLLRLVDPPAQPLPLARADVVIARGPFDLVKDLALLEQNRIDLIVAKNAGGTGAQAKLDAARALGLPVVMIDRPAVPPRTTFSGVADVLHWLGHTTCLGV, from the coding sequence ATGCGTACCCTTATTCTTGGCGGCACGACCGAGGCATCGGAGCTGGCCCGTGCCCTGGCCGAACGCGGGGCTGATGCGCTGTTCAGCTATGCGGGCCGCACCGCTGTGCCGGTGGCACAGCCCCTGCCGACGCGGGTCGGTGGTTTTGGTGGCGTTGAGGGGCTGGCGCATTTCTTGCAGACGCAGGGTATCACCCGCGTCGTGGACGCAACCCATCCCTTTGCCGCGCAGATCAGCCGCAATGCGGTTGCTGCCTGTGCGGCTGCGAATGTTCCTCTGGTGGCCTTCCAGCGCCCGCCGTGGCGTGCCGGTGCCGGGGATGACTGGCGTCTGGTTGCTGATCTGGATGCGGCCGTGAACGCCCTGCCCGAAGCGCCGTCGCGGGTGTTTCTGGCGATTGGCAAGCAGAATCTGGACGCTTTTGCCGTCAAGCCCCAGCATCGCTATCTGCTGCGCCTTGTCGACCCGCCCGCACAGCCCTTGCCCCTGGCGCGGGCCGACGTTGTGATCGCCAGAGGGCCCTTTGATCTGGTCAAGGATCTGGCGCTGTTGGAACAGAACCGCATTGACCTGATCGTGGCCAAGAACGCGGGCGGTACGGGCGCGCAGGCCAAGCTGGACGCCGCGCGGGCGCTGGGCCTTCCGGTGGTGATGATCGACCGGCCCGCCGTACCGCCGCGCACCACGTTTTCCGGCGTCGCAGATGTGTTGCACTGGCTGGGTCATACCACCTGCCTTGGCGTATAG
- the cobG gene encoding precorrin-3B synthase, translating to MSAPDVFGWCPGALRPMQSGDGLVVRLRVPLGRLTPVQTREIAQLSQACGNGMIDLSARANLQLRGVQADTYPELMDGLRALDLIDADVATEARRNIVLTPFWAQQDESHRIALDLHDALAQPDAPDLPSKFGFAVDCGDSPMLSQVSADIRIERGHKGLICRADGAEAGCPVTAETAAQVALSLAHWFVQTGGVVEGRGRMAAHIARVGAPRDATMRPLPATAQALVGATAAGRLVGLAFGQTTAQDFARLAEVGPLRLTPWRMILIEGAAASGTLPGFITAPTDPRRNISVCTGAPGCRQGLSSTRDVAAEIARALPAAQNRSLHISGCAKGCAHPTPADITLTAQSQGRFHLIRNGRASDRPEGANLRLPELLSRML from the coding sequence ATGAGCGCGCCGGATGTCTTTGGCTGGTGCCCCGGCGCCTTGCGACCGATGCAATCCGGCGACGGGCTTGTTGTGCGCCTGCGCGTGCCTTTGGGGCGGCTGACACCGGTACAGACCCGCGAGATTGCACAGCTGTCGCAGGCCTGCGGCAACGGCATGATCGACCTGTCGGCCCGTGCCAACCTGCAATTGCGCGGCGTGCAGGCGGACACCTATCCAGAGCTGATGGACGGGCTGCGCGCGCTTGACCTGATCGACGCAGATGTCGCCACGGAAGCCCGCCGCAACATCGTGCTGACTCCGTTCTGGGCGCAACAGGACGAAAGCCACCGCATCGCCCTGGACCTGCATGATGCGCTTGCACAGCCGGATGCGCCCGACCTGCCATCGAAATTCGGCTTTGCGGTGGATTGTGGCGATTCCCCCATGCTGTCGCAGGTCTCGGCAGACATTCGCATCGAGCGCGGGCACAAGGGGCTGATCTGCCGCGCCGACGGGGCCGAAGCGGGCTGTCCTGTCACCGCCGAAACGGCCGCGCAGGTGGCCCTGTCGCTGGCGCATTGGTTTGTGCAAACCGGCGGCGTCGTTGAAGGGCGCGGGCGTATGGCCGCACACATCGCACGCGTTGGCGCGCCACGCGATGCAACGATGCGACCCTTGCCTGCGACTGCGCAGGCACTCGTCGGCGCAACTGCGGCGGGTCGATTGGTCGGGCTGGCGTTCGGGCAAACCACCGCACAGGATTTCGCCCGTCTGGCAGAGGTTGGCCCCCTGCGGCTCACCCCCTGGCGCATGATCCTGATCGAAGGGGCCGCAGCCAGCGGCACCCTGCCCGGTTTCATCACCGCTCCGACAGACCCGCGCCGCAACATCAGCGTGTGCACCGGCGCGCCGGGCTGCCGTCAGGGGCTGTCGTCCACGCGCGACGTCGCCGCCGAAATCGCGCGTGCTCTGCCAGCCGCGCAAAACCGCAGCCTGCATATCTCGGGCTGTGCCAAGGGCTGCGCCCACCCGACACCCGCCGACATAACCCTGACCGCACAAAGCCAAGGCCGCTTTCACCTGATCCGCAACGGTCGCGCCTCGGACCGCCCCGAGGGCGCGAACCTGCGCCTTCCCGAACTTCTCAGCAGGATGCTTTAA
- a CDS encoding DUF1636 domain-containing protein, producing the protein MTRAKDPVTVTICTTCKAGQIDTGEGLRPGQRLFDALSDTLPDGVRLRGAECLSACSRGCSLILSGGADRWTYVYGDLDPDTHLPDIRDGIVAYAATADGIVPWRERPQVFRKQSIARIPPQEQPL; encoded by the coding sequence ATGACGCGCGCAAAAGACCCGGTTACCGTCACCATATGCACGACCTGCAAGGCAGGACAGATCGACACCGGTGAAGGGCTGCGCCCCGGCCAGCGTCTGTTCGATGCATTGTCTGACACGCTGCCCGACGGCGTGCGCCTGCGGGGTGCCGAATGTCTTTCGGCCTGTTCGCGCGGCTGTTCGCTGATCCTGTCAGGTGGCGCCGACCGCTGGACCTATGTCTACGGCGATCTTGACCCCGACACCCACCTTCCGGACATCCGCGACGGGATCGTGGCCTATGCCGCCACCGCCGACGGCATCGTGCCCTGGCGCGAACGCCCGCAGGTGTTCCGCAAACAATCCATTGCCCGCATTCCCCCACAGGAGCAGCCGCTATGA
- the cbiE gene encoding precorrin-6y C5,15-methyltransferase (decarboxylating) subunit CbiE produces the protein MSDPVGDPWLTLIGLGEDGLGGLSDASRKALEDAEQVFGGERHLALCQAGARGQVWPLPFSVAPVVALRGRAVVVLASGDPFWHGVGGTLAQHLDPSEWRCFPAPSCLSLAAARLGWRLETVASLGLHAAPFETLLPHLSNGRRILCTLRDGPAAADMAAWLTAQGFGASELIVMEALGGPHERVRTWTAAQFTLSDVGAPVVVGIAVSGKPGLSQTAGREADIFAHDGQITKGPMRALTLAALAPRAGQRLWDIGAGSGSVSVEWALAAADARAIAMEPRADRCANIRENAARFGLSHRITIVEGTAPAALADLPVPDAVFIGGGVNADLLSNLWDMLPEQTRLVANAVTLESQALLTGWHGQYGGQLLRIDLAQATPLGRMRGWTPSRPQVQWSVVR, from the coding sequence ATGTCTGATCCTGTTGGCGATCCGTGGCTGACCCTGATCGGTCTGGGCGAAGATGGCCTTGGCGGTCTGAGCGATGCAAGCCGAAAAGCGCTGGAGGATGCCGAGCAGGTCTTTGGCGGAGAACGCCACCTTGCCCTGTGCCAAGCAGGCGCGCGCGGGCAGGTCTGGCCGCTGCCGTTTTCGGTTGCGCCTGTCGTGGCCCTGCGCGGGCGGGCGGTTGTGGTTCTGGCCTCGGGCGATCCGTTCTGGCACGGGGTTGGCGGTACATTGGCCCAACACCTTGATCCGTCGGAATGGCGCTGCTTCCCTGCGCCCTCTTGCTTGTCACTGGCGGCGGCGCGGCTGGGCTGGCGGTTGGAAACGGTTGCCAGCCTTGGCCTGCATGCCGCGCCGTTTGAAACGCTGCTGCCGCACCTGTCAAATGGCAGGCGTATCCTGTGCACCCTGCGGGACGGGCCGGCGGCGGCGGATATGGCCGCATGGCTGACGGCGCAGGGGTTCGGCGCATCCGAGTTGATCGTGATGGAGGCCCTGGGCGGCCCCCATGAACGGGTGCGGACATGGACAGCCGCACAGTTCACCCTGTCAGATGTGGGCGCGCCTGTGGTGGTGGGCATCGCCGTAAGTGGCAAGCCGGGCCTGTCGCAGACAGCGGGTCGGGAAGCGGACATTTTCGCGCATGACGGCCAGATCACCAAAGGTCCCATGCGCGCGCTGACCCTTGCCGCCCTTGCGCCGCGGGCCGGACAACGGCTGTGGGATATCGGGGCAGGGTCGGGTTCGGTATCGGTGGAATGGGCACTGGCCGCAGCAGATGCCCGCGCCATCGCCATGGAACCCCGCGCCGACCGCTGTGCCAACATCCGCGAGAACGCAGCGCGATTTGGCCTGTCCCACCGGATCACCATTGTCGAGGGCACCGCCCCCGCAGCGCTGGCCGACCTGCCCGTGCCCGATGCGGTGTTCATCGGCGGCGGCGTCAACGCCGACCTGCTGAGCAACCTGTGGGACATGCTGCCAGAGCAAACACGACTGGTGGCCAATGCCGTCACATTGGAAAGCCAGGCGCTGCTGACGGGCTGGCACGGACAATACGGCGGGCAATTGTTGCGCATAGATCTGGCGCAGGCCACGCCGCTGGGCCGAATGCGGGGCTGGACCCCCAGCCGCCCGCAAGTGCAATGGAGCGTGGTGCGATGA
- a CDS encoding cobalamin biosynthesis protein — translation MIVAGIGLRRQATLADLRCALDLAGVTPDRLAALDTKATPPLSELAQQMGIPLILVPEQDVSGIQTPTQSTRIIARFATGSLAEAVALRAAGAGATLTISRVTSPNGMATAAIAKGPTP, via the coding sequence ATGATTGTTGCAGGCATCGGATTACGCCGACAGGCCACGCTGGCCGACCTGCGTTGTGCTCTGGACCTTGCAGGCGTGACGCCAGACCGACTGGCCGCGCTAGACACCAAGGCCACGCCACCCCTGAGCGAACTGGCACAGCAGATGGGCATACCCCTGATCCTGGTGCCGGAACAGGATGTTTCAGGCATCCAGACCCCCACGCAATCCACCCGGATCATCGCCCGTTTCGCAACCGGCTCACTTGCCGAAGCCGTGGCCCTGCGCGCGGCCGGCGCGGGCGCAACTTTGACCATTTCACGCGTGACCAGCCCCAATGGCATGGCCACCGCCGCAATTGCAAAAGGACCCACACCATGA
- the cobN gene encoding cobaltochelatase subunit CobN, which translates to MHVIFRESHGLDQSAMPQDLGQSPADLIVLSFSDSDLGAFAAGWHRARGGLPPLRLANLVALQHPLSVDTYAEQTLQGARAVLVRLIGGESYWPYGLATLQDMARRQNIALAVLPADGRPDARLDELSTLPVSTLRRLQHLCDTGGAVAAQAALAQLALAAELYAGPVQGAKTVPQAGFYRPDLGVVPDPQRNDRPLALVAFYRSYLTAADTDPVDALIAALEARGFQTFGLFAPSLKGDTAPWIATQIDRLKPAIIINATAFSAQSGDATPSPLNAAGCPVVQVALSTARKRDWQDGARGLSPADLAMHVVLPEVDGRLFAGVVSFKQPGKRDDALEYSRFAHRADPARVAAVADRVLALHHLSTRAPAQKTLGLVLSTYPGKPWQLAHAVGLDALQSVCTLAASLEQAGYDIRAAELGDATALAQRLDSQTIRWPLADYLRALNTLPHALQDNLSAAWGAPEHDATFTDGAFHFPAFLDGKALIALQPERGAVAQRDDDYHDLSRTPRHGYVAFYLWLQQQVDAVVHMGAHGTLEWLPGKSVALSDHCWPEALIGKTPVFYPFIVNDPGEAAQAKRRIGAVTIGHMPPPLATSHLPDTLGRLEMLLDEYSTADGLDPARRDRLIADIRAEARGRGVEADLGLDQGASPAEALTRIDRFVCDIKESQYGEGLHVFGTGDHGNAEIDGLLAGLAGRFVPPGPSGSPYRGRSDVLPTGRNLFTTDPRAVPSRAAHAQGVKLAEELLRKHLQDQGDWPKGLVIDMWGSATIRTAGEEFAMALHLAGLVPRWDDNSERVNGFEILPLALLNRPRIDVTLRVSGLFRDMFPGLAQMFETAAGRLAERDETLADNPYLTATPRVFGPRPGSYGLGIGSDIEDYSDTAREQAGEAWLAASSYAIDAQGDIAFARPELEAQLSRADSFVHLQDLPETDVLMAADYAAHEAGFAAAMARLGKAPALYHLDAIRPDAPRARTLTEELARVVRARAANPDWATGMMAHGFRGAAEIAATVDHLAAFAHLAGVVPDHLFDLVFEATLGRDDLVDFMETANPQALAALRTRFDAVKDAGLWTSRRNSILARMGAEA; encoded by the coding sequence ATGCACGTCATCTTTCGCGAAAGCCACGGGCTGGACCAAAGCGCCATGCCGCAGGATCTGGGGCAAAGTCCGGCTGACCTGATCGTTCTGTCATTTTCCGACAGCGATCTGGGGGCTTTCGCGGCAGGTTGGCACCGTGCGCGGGGCGGATTGCCCCCCCTGCGGCTGGCCAATCTGGTGGCCTTGCAACACCCGCTGTCGGTCGACACCTACGCCGAACAGACCCTGCAAGGGGCCAGGGCCGTGCTGGTCCGCCTGATCGGCGGCGAAAGCTATTGGCCCTACGGTCTGGCCACGCTTCAGGACATGGCGCGCCGTCAGAACATCGCGCTGGCCGTGCTGCCCGCCGACGGGCGGCCCGATGCGCGGCTGGATGAACTGTCGACCCTGCCGGTATCGACCCTGCGGCGGCTACAACATTTGTGCGACACCGGCGGAGCGGTGGCGGCACAAGCGGCCCTTGCGCAGCTTGCATTGGCGGCAGAGCTGTATGCAGGCCCCGTTCAAGGGGCCAAAACCGTGCCGCAGGCCGGGTTCTATCGCCCGGACCTCGGCGTTGTCCCCGATCCCCAACGCAATGACCGCCCGTTGGCACTCGTTGCCTTTTATCGCTCTTATCTGACCGCCGCCGACACCGATCCGGTGGATGCGCTGATTGCGGCACTGGAAGCGCGCGGATTTCAAACCTTCGGCCTGTTCGCCCCCAGCCTCAAAGGCGACACGGCGCCGTGGATCGCGACGCAGATCGACCGCCTGAAACCCGCCATCATCATCAACGCCACTGCCTTTTCAGCGCAAAGCGGTGATGCCACGCCTTCACCCCTGAACGCCGCCGGTTGCCCTGTGGTGCAAGTGGCTCTGTCCACCGCGCGCAAACGGGATTGGCAGGATGGCGCACGCGGGTTGTCCCCCGCCGATCTGGCCATGCATGTGGTGTTGCCCGAAGTCGATGGCCGCCTGTTCGCGGGTGTCGTCAGTTTCAAACAACCCGGCAAACGCGACGATGCGCTGGAATACAGCCGCTTTGCCCACCGCGCCGATCCTGCGCGCGTCGCGGCAGTGGCCGACCGCGTGCTGGCGCTGCATCACCTGTCGACCCGCGCACCCGCGCAGAAAACATTGGGGCTGGTGCTGTCCACCTATCCCGGCAAGCCGTGGCAACTGGCCCATGCGGTCGGTCTGGACGCGCTGCAATCGGTCTGCACGCTGGCGGCCTCTCTGGAACAGGCGGGATATGACATTCGGGCCGCTGAGCTGGGCGATGCCACCGCTTTGGCGCAACGCTTGGACAGCCAGACGATCCGCTGGCCGCTGGCCGACTACCTCAGGGCGCTGAATACCCTGCCGCACGCGCTGCAAGACAACCTGAGCGCCGCTTGGGGCGCACCTGAGCACGACGCCACATTCACCGACGGCGCGTTCCACTTTCCCGCCTTCCTTGACGGCAAGGCCCTGATCGCGCTGCAACCCGAACGCGGCGCGGTCGCCCAGCGAGATGACGATTATCATGACCTGAGCCGCACACCACGCCACGGCTATGTCGCCTTTTACCTCTGGCTTCAGCAACAGGTGGACGCCGTGGTTCACATGGGCGCGCATGGCACGCTGGAATGGCTGCCCGGTAAATCCGTCGCCCTGTCGGACCACTGCTGGCCCGAGGCGCTGATCGGCAAGACACCTGTGTTCTACCCCTTTATCGTCAACGACCCCGGCGAGGCCGCGCAGGCCAAGCGCCGGATTGGCGCGGTCACCATCGGACACATGCCACCCCCGCTTGCCACCAGCCACCTGCCCGACACGCTGGGGCGGCTTGAAATGCTGCTGGACGAATATTCCACCGCCGACGGTCTGGACCCCGCCCGCCGCGACCGGCTGATTGCCGATATCCGCGCCGAAGCCCGGGGGCGCGGGGTCGAGGCCGATCTGGGACTGGATCAAGGCGCCAGCCCCGCCGAAGCGCTGACCCGAATCGACCGCTTTGTCTGCGACATCAAGGAAAGCCAGTACGGCGAAGGCCTGCATGTCTTTGGCACCGGCGATCATGGCAATGCGGAAATCGACGGCTTGCTGGCCGGGCTGGCAGGTCGGTTCGTGCCTCCGGGGCCGTCCGGCTCGCCCTATCGGGGCCGCAGCGACGTACTGCCGACAGGGCGCAACCTGTTCACCACCGACCCGCGTGCGGTGCCGTCGCGCGCGGCCCATGCACAGGGCGTGAAACTGGCCGAGGAGCTGCTGCGCAAGCATTTGCAGGATCAGGGTGACTGGCCCAAGGGGCTGGTGATCGACATGTGGGGCTCGGCCACGATCCGCACGGCGGGCGAGGAGTTTGCCATGGCCCTGCATCTGGCGGGCCTTGTGCCGCGCTGGGACGACAACAGCGAACGGGTGAACGGGTTTGAAATCCTGCCGCTGGCCCTGCTGAACCGGCCCCGTATTGACGTGACCCTGCGGGTGTCGGGCCTGTTCCGCGACATGTTTCCCGGTCTGGCCCAGATGTTCGAAACGGCGGCGGGCCGGCTGGCCGAGCGTGACGAGACGCTTGCAGACAATCCCTACCTCACCGCAACCCCGCGCGTGTTCGGCCCGCGTCCCGGCTCTTACGGGCTGGGGATCGGCAGCGACATCGAGGATTATTCCGACACCGCCCGCGAACAGGCCGGCGAAGCATGGCTGGCCGCCTCGTCCTATGCCATCGACGCGCAGGGCGACATCGCCTTTGCCCGCCCCGAACTTGAGGCTCAGCTGTCGCGGGCCGACAGCTTTGTGCATTTGCAGGACCTGCCGGAAACCGATGTGCTGATGGCCGCCGACTATGCCGCGCACGAGGCAGGCTTTGCCGCCGCGATGGCCCGCTTGGGCAAGGCCCCCGCGCTGTACCATCTGGACGCCATCCGCCCCGACGCCCCCCGCGCCCGCACCCTGACCGAGGAACTGGCCCGCGTCGTGCGCGCCCGCGCGGCCAACCCCGACTGGGCCACCGGCATGATGGCGCACGGGTTTCGCGGGGCTGCCGAGATTGCGGCGACAGTGGACCATCTGGCCGCATTTGCGCATCTGGCCGGCGTCGTGCCTGACCACCTGTTCGATCTGGTGTTCGAGGCAACCTTGGGCCGTGACGATCTGGTCGACTTCATGGAAACGGCCAACCCGCAGGCACTGGCGGCCTTGCGGACGCGGTTCGACGCGGTGAAGGACGCCGGGCTGTGGACATCGCGCCGCAACTCGATTCTGGCCCGGATGGGGGCAGAGGCATGA
- the cobW gene encoding cobalamin biosynthesis protein CobW: MSDLTKIPVTIVTGFLGAGKTTLIRHLMQNHGGKRLAVLVNEFGTAGVDGDILKTCADENCPAENIVELANGCICCTVADDFIPTIEALMALPRTPDHILIETSGLALPKPLLKAFEWPAIRSRITVDGVIALADAEAVAKGQFAPDLDAVQAQREADQSLDHETPLSEVFEDQIACADIVLLSKADLAGPEGVAAARRVIEAESPRKLPILAMTDGVIDPRVVLGLGAAAENDLDARPSHHDGHDDHEHDDFESIVIDMGEVADVAALEAAILRLAREHNILRIKGYVAVAGKPMRLLVQAVCERLRSQFDRPWGDAPRRSQLVVIAEHDNINPAAIRAVLGV, translated from the coding sequence ATGAGCGACCTTACCAAAATCCCCGTCACCATTGTCACCGGCTTTCTGGGCGCGGGCAAAACCACACTGATCCGCCACCTGATGCAGAACCACGGCGGCAAACGTCTGGCGGTGCTGGTCAACGAATTTGGCACGGCGGGTGTGGATGGCGACATTCTGAAAACCTGCGCTGACGAGAATTGCCCCGCTGAAAACATTGTCGAGCTGGCCAACGGCTGCATCTGCTGCACGGTTGCCGACGACTTTATTCCCACCATCGAGGCGCTGATGGCCCTGCCCCGGACGCCCGATCACATCCTGATCGAAACCTCGGGGCTGGCATTGCCGAAACCGCTGTTGAAAGCCTTTGAATGGCCCGCAATCCGGTCGCGGATCACTGTGGACGGCGTGATTGCGCTGGCCGACGCCGAGGCTGTCGCCAAGGGACAGTTCGCCCCCGATCTGGATGCGGTACAGGCCCAACGCGAGGCCGACCAAAGCCTGGACCACGAGACGCCGTTGTCCGAAGTCTTTGAGGACCAGATCGCCTGCGCCGACATCGTGCTGCTGTCCAAGGCCGATCTGGCCGGCCCCGAAGGCGTCGCCGCCGCCCGCAGGGTGATCGAGGCGGAATCGCCGCGCAAGCTGCCCATTCTGGCGATGACTGACGGTGTGATCGACCCGCGCGTTGTGCTGGGTCTGGGGGCCGCTGCCGAAAACGATCTGGACGCTCGCCCCAGCCATCATGATGGCCATGACGACCACGAACATGACGATTTCGAAAGCATCGTGATCGACATGGGCGAAGTTGCGGATGTGGCAGCGCTGGAAGCGGCGATACTGCGCCTGGCACGCGAACATAACATCCTGCGGATCAAAGGGTATGTGGCCGTCGCGGGCAAGCCCATGCGGCTTTTGGTGCAGGCTGTCTGCGAACGCTTGCGCAGCCAGTTCGACCGTCCGTGGGGTGATGCGCCGCGCCGCAGTCAACTGGTGGTGATTGCCGAGCACGACAACATCAACCCCGCAGCCATCCGCGCTGTTCTGGGAGTCTGA
- the cobJ gene encoding precorrin-3B C(17)-methyltransferase yields MSGWVRVAGLGPGRDDLVTDEVRAVLIEATDVIGYIPYVRRVPPRDGLTLHATDNRVEVDRATHALELAAGGRRVVVVSSGDPGVFAMASALFEALENGPAEWLDTDIRILPGITAMLAAAARLGAPLGHDFCAINLSDNLKPWSLIETRLRLAAQAGFAMAFYNPRSNARPHQFSEALKILREECGPDRLISFARDVSKPTEQLRTVTLSEATPEMADMRTVIIVGNADTRRIGQHVYTPRQVV; encoded by the coding sequence ATGAGCGGCTGGGTGCGTGTTGCAGGGCTGGGGCCCGGTCGTGACGATCTGGTGACCGACGAGGTGCGCGCAGTGCTGATCGAGGCCACCGATGTGATCGGCTATATTCCCTATGTGCGTCGCGTGCCCCCCCGCGACGGCCTGACCCTGCATGCCACCGACAACCGTGTCGAGGTCGACCGCGCAACACATGCGCTGGAACTGGCGGCAGGGGGGCGTCGCGTGGTGGTTGTCTCCTCGGGCGATCCGGGGGTGTTCGCCATGGCCTCGGCGCTGTTCGAAGCCTTGGAAAACGGACCCGCGGAATGGCTGGACACCGACATTCGCATCCTTCCCGGAATCACCGCAATGCTGGCGGCGGCGGCCCGGCTGGGTGCGCCGCTGGGCCATGATTTCTGCGCCATCAACCTTTCGGACAATCTCAAACCGTGGTCGCTGATCGAAACCCGTCTGCGTCTGGCCGCACAGGCCGGATTTGCTATGGCATTCTACAACCCGCGTTCAAACGCCCGCCCGCACCAGTTCTCCGAAGCGTTGAAAATCCTGAGGGAAGAGTGCGGGCCCGACCGGCTGATTTCCTTTGCCCGCGATGTCAGCAAGCCGACCGAGCAATTGCGTACCGTGACTCTATCAGAGGCCACGCCCGAGATGGCGGACATGCGCACGGTGATCATCGTTGGCAACGCCGACACGCGCCGGATCGGGCAACATGTCTATACGCCAAGGCAGGTGGTATGA